The Hymenobacter sp. GOD-10R genome includes a window with the following:
- a CDS encoding NADP-dependent oxidoreductase: protein MPTIKAVQFDDYGDVDVLQVRSVPRPSPKAGEVLLQVKAAGINPGETVVRRGGMPGKLPSGQGVDLAGVVTEVGAGVESFQVGDEVLGFCALNARASQAEFAIAPADNLTAKPSTVSWDVAGALFTAGATAYAAVRAVGLAPRDVVAISAATGGVGTIAVQLAKRAGATVLGIAGPSGNDWLTGHGAIPVNYGPTLADRLKAAAPGGRIDAFLDFFGTGYVQLAIHDLGVQPARVNTTIDLAALTAFPVKAHGNLHAARASVMAELVQLIAAGELEIPIAATYPLDQVRDAFRALEQRHTRGKIVLRP, encoded by the coding sequence ATGCCTACTATAAAGGCCGTTCAGTTTGATGACTACGGCGACGTCGATGTGCTGCAAGTGCGTTCGGTGCCCCGCCCTTCCCCCAAAGCCGGGGAAGTCCTCCTCCAAGTTAAGGCGGCCGGTATTAACCCGGGGGAAACGGTCGTTCGCCGAGGGGGCATGCCCGGCAAGCTGCCCTCAGGGCAAGGGGTCGACTTGGCAGGCGTAGTAACCGAAGTGGGCGCGGGCGTCGAGTCCTTCCAGGTTGGCGACGAGGTACTGGGCTTCTGCGCACTTAATGCCCGGGCGAGTCAGGCGGAGTTCGCCATCGCGCCAGCCGACAATCTAACCGCTAAGCCGTCAACTGTTTCCTGGGATGTGGCAGGCGCGCTGTTTACCGCCGGCGCCACGGCCTACGCCGCTGTTCGGGCCGTGGGGCTCGCACCGAGGGATGTGGTCGCCATCTCCGCTGCGACGGGTGGGGTCGGCACCATTGCGGTGCAGCTGGCAAAACGGGCCGGCGCCACTGTTCTCGGCATTGCGGGACCGTCGGGTAATGACTGGCTAACCGGCCACGGGGCCATTCCAGTCAATTACGGGCCAACCCTCGCTGACCGGCTGAAAGCCGCGGCGCCTGGCGGGCGTATTGACGCCTTTCTCGATTTCTTCGGCACTGGGTACGTACAGCTGGCGATACATGACCTAGGTGTGCAGCCAGCGCGGGTGAACACGACGATTGACCTCGCCGCCCTTACGGCTTTCCCCGTTAAGGCTCACGGTAACCTTCATGCCGCCAGGGCCAGTGTGATGGCGGAATTGGTACAGCTCATTGCGGCCGGGGAGCTAGAAATCCCCATTGCCGCTACCTACCCACTAGACCAGGTTCGGGATGCCTTTCGCGCGCTTGAGCAGCGACACACCCGTGGCAAAATCGTTCTTCGTCCATAG
- the gntA gene encoding guanitoxin biosynthesis heme-dependent pre-guanitoxin N-hydroxylase GntA has protein sequence MPDIQNNIYTEEYLSFINKKEFPCVAAKTALTFQQLHCLVVDHLACPKDDAAILDFLYGFVDSYRQSDKLYHSAAIIFKGPEAPNEALFEEFFWQRMQALSNLDAQRYGYDQRVVADPASPDFSFSLKEEAFFVIGLHPGSSRLARQFTYPTLVFNPHAQFEQIRTNGRYDNIRNTIRTRDVAYSGSINPMLQDYGNASEAYQYSGKAYDESWKCPFLSEHGAINHHSAA, from the coding sequence ATGCCTGACATTCAAAACAATATATATACTGAGGAGTATCTTTCTTTTATAAATAAGAAGGAGTTTCCCTGTGTTGCGGCCAAAACCGCTCTCACCTTTCAGCAGCTACACTGCCTGGTTGTAGATCACCTCGCCTGCCCCAAGGATGATGCGGCCATTTTAGACTTTCTCTATGGCTTTGTAGACTCCTACCGGCAGTCTGATAAGCTGTATCATAGCGCGGCTATTATCTTTAAAGGCCCGGAGGCTCCCAACGAGGCCCTTTTCGAAGAGTTCTTCTGGCAGCGTATGCAAGCGCTTTCCAACTTAGATGCCCAGCGCTATGGCTACGACCAGCGGGTAGTTGCGGACCCCGCCTCACCCGACTTCAGCTTTAGTCTGAAAGAGGAAGCTTTTTTCGTTATTGGCCTTCATCCTGGTAGTTCGCGACTAGCTCGGCAGTTTACCTACCCTACCTTGGTGTTCAATCCTCACGCCCAGTTCGAACAGATCCGCACCAACGGTCGCTACGATAATATCCGTAACACGATTCGGACCCGCGACGTGGCGTATTCGGGTTCCATCAACCCAATGTTACAGGATTACGGCAACGCATCGGAAGCGTACCAGTATAGTGGCAAGGCCTACGACGAATCCTGGAAATGTCCTTTTTTAAGTGAACATGGAGCAATTAACCATCATTCCGCCGCGTAG
- a CDS encoding aldo/keto reductase, translating into MKRHRLGINGPLVSAIGLGCMQMSGAVGPHLGPDRDQDGIATIQAALDVGINLLNTGDFYGMGHNEMLVGRALKGRRDQAIISVKFGAQKSPSGAFLGFDSRPASIKNFAAYSLQRLGVEVIDIYQPARIAPDVPIEDTVGAIADLIQEGKVRFLGLSEANAEQLRRAHATHPVTALEIEYSLATRMIERDILPTARELGVGIVGYGVAAQGLLLGDMTAPLPPDDRRAKLFPRFQGANLVHNLKRVSVLKELAAARNCTPAQLAIAWVLMRGEDIVPLVGMSRPSRLPENLAALELRLSKEDLGLLEETFADGAIIGDRQPPQFKHLVPN; encoded by the coding sequence ATGAAAAGGCACAGACTCGGAATAAATGGGCCACTCGTTTCGGCTATCGGGTTGGGTTGCATGCAGATGTCAGGCGCGGTAGGGCCCCACCTGGGACCAGACCGTGACCAGGACGGCATCGCCACCATACAGGCAGCGCTTGATGTCGGCATTAACTTGCTTAATACCGGCGACTTTTATGGGATGGGACACAATGAAATGCTCGTTGGTCGTGCCCTCAAGGGCCGGCGCGACCAGGCCATTATCAGCGTCAAATTTGGCGCGCAGAAGTCGCCAAGCGGCGCATTTCTAGGTTTCGATAGCCGCCCTGCCTCCATCAAAAACTTCGCGGCTTACTCGTTACAGCGGTTGGGCGTTGAGGTAATCGACATCTACCAGCCGGCACGCATCGCACCTGATGTCCCGATTGAAGACACGGTCGGCGCTATCGCTGACCTTATTCAGGAAGGCAAAGTTCGCTTCCTAGGTTTGTCTGAAGCTAATGCCGAGCAGCTGCGGCGGGCGCATGCCACACACCCAGTCACGGCACTGGAAATAGAGTATTCGCTGGCGACGCGAATGATAGAGCGCGACATCTTGCCGACCGCCCGCGAGCTGGGGGTTGGCATTGTTGGCTATGGAGTGGCGGCGCAAGGCCTCTTGCTGGGAGACATGACAGCGCCGCTGCCGCCCGATGACCGGCGCGCAAAGCTATTTCCCCGCTTTCAAGGCGCTAATCTGGTACACAACCTGAAGCGCGTGTCGGTGCTCAAGGAGCTAGCTGCTGCGCGGAACTGCACCCCCGCTCAGCTTGCCATCGCGTGGGTGCTCATGCGTGGAGAGGATATCGTGCCCCTCGTCGGTATGAGTCGACCCTCGCGGCTGCCCGAGAACCTTGCGGCGCTGGAACTGCGCCTAAGTAAAGAAGACCTAGGACTACTGGAAGAGACGTTTGCGGACGGCGCGATTATAGGCGACCGTCAACCGCCGCAATTCAAGCATCTCGTTCCAAATTAA
- a CDS encoding urea carboxylase-associated family protein yields MEQLTIIPPRSGTAFVLRKGQKLKVVDVEGEQVSDFVCYNLADKAEYLSSGRTIDYAETIFLTKGHPFYSNRSNILFELVEDTVGRHDFLLTPCSADTFRIIYGHTHPHRGCFGNLCEALHEYGISPDAIPICFNIFMHVTVDGETGKVAVLPPKSKAGDYVILEAKTDLLIGMTACSAEMSNNYAFKPIGYQILE; encoded by the coding sequence ATGGAGCAATTAACCATCATTCCGCCGCGTAGCGGCACCGCCTTTGTATTACGCAAAGGTCAAAAACTAAAAGTAGTGGACGTCGAGGGCGAGCAGGTCTCCGATTTTGTCTGCTACAATCTGGCTGACAAAGCGGAGTACCTTTCCTCAGGACGAACTATTGACTACGCCGAGACGATCTTCTTGACCAAAGGGCACCCCTTCTATTCCAACCGCAGCAATATTCTGTTTGAACTGGTGGAAGACACCGTTGGCCGGCACGATTTTCTGCTCACGCCCTGCAGTGCCGATACGTTCCGGATCATCTATGGCCATACCCATCCGCACCGGGGGTGCTTCGGGAATCTATGCGAGGCTCTGCATGAATACGGTATCAGCCCCGATGCTATCCCGATCTGCTTCAATATCTTCATGCACGTGACCGTGGATGGGGAAACCGGGAAAGTAGCCGTGCTGCCCCCAAAAAGTAAAGCAGGCGACTACGTAATACTGGAAGCGAAAACGGACTTGCTGATCGGCATGACGGCGTGCTCGGCGGAGATGTCCAACAACTATGCCTTCAAGCCCATTGGCTATCAGATTCTAGAGTAG
- a CDS encoding helix-turn-helix domain-containing protein, giving the protein MQDAREHILETALQLFSQNSYREVTMSGLVKASGLSKGAFYHYFGSKEQLFEAVIERFYSGQMQVDYSRYSHESLHAFYGDHLQRIVERLNQHLVEAAEEGTLRASHFLLLLDALKRLPAFQALHERRQELELAEWSAVVRQARATGEIQTSLPDTQVAKLFIFLGDGIAINHMLQHQTGELQQEIKASFDALYHQFRA; this is encoded by the coding sequence ATGCAGGATGCCCGCGAACACATTTTAGAAACGGCCCTTCAGCTGTTCTCCCAGAACAGCTATCGGGAAGTCACGATGAGCGGGCTGGTGAAGGCGAGCGGCTTATCTAAGGGCGCTTTTTACCATTACTTCGGCAGTAAAGAGCAACTGTTTGAGGCCGTTATCGAGCGCTTCTACAGTGGGCAGATGCAGGTGGACTACAGCCGCTATTCTCACGAGTCGCTGCACGCCTTTTATGGCGACCACTTGCAGCGTATCGTCGAACGCCTCAACCAGCACCTAGTGGAGGCCGCGGAAGAAGGAACATTACGGGCCAGCCATTTCCTGCTATTACTCGACGCGCTCAAACGCCTACCCGCGTTTCAGGCGCTGCACGAGCGGCGGCAAGAATTGGAACTGGCCGAGTGGTCGGCGGTCGTGCGGCAGGCACGGGCGACGGGCGAGATACAAACCTCACTGCCGGATACGCAGGTGGCCAAGCTATTCATCTTTCTCGGCGACGGCATCGCCATCAACCATATGCTGCAGCACCAGACTGGTGAGTTGCAGCAGGAAATCAAAGCTAGCTTCGACGCGCTCTACCACCAGTTTAGGGCTTAG